The Corylus avellana chromosome ca8, CavTom2PMs-1.0 genome has a segment encoding these proteins:
- the LOC132190510 gene encoding calmodulin-binding protein 60 B, with protein sequence MQTRFMERTKSMSRGKRSLEGGGGGGEDEQPERKRPALASVIVEALKVDSLQKLCSSLEPILRRVVSEEVERALAKLGPARLNGRSSPKRIEGPDGRNLQLLFRSRLSLPLFTGGKVEGEQGASIHVVLFDANTGNLVTSGPEASAKLEIVVLEGDFNNENDEDWTQEEFESHIVKERDGKRPLLTGDLYVTLKDGVGTLGELTFTDNSSWIRSRKFRLGLRVASGFCEGVHIREAKTEAFTVKDHRGELYKKHYPPALDDDVWRLEKIGKDGSFHKRLNQAGIFTVEDFLRLVVRDQQKLRNILGSGMSNKMWEALLDHAKTCVLSGKLYVYYPEDTRNAGVVFNNIYELRGLISGEHFYNADSLSDDQKVYVDALVKKAYDHWDQVIEYDGKSLLSFKPNRRSGASQNELNIEPIDYSSVLDHQLQLPHLPIPSEQSPVALSLPVGGYNENLPTRYSTESQIVNSNSRVPYDSTSFASHGHGINNSHHAQSSRDDAVGLALGRPQSSTSGFQTINSAIQPSTHNPFDDWSQNRDRGVDEYFSEEEIRIRSHEMLENEEMQQLLRILSMGGHGAVNVPEDGYVFPSFAPSPMPSFDEDRGRSGKAVVGWLKIKAAMRWGFFIRKKAAEKRAQLVELDDD encoded by the exons ATGCAGACTAGGTTTATGGAGAGGACCAAATCTATGAGTAGAGGAAAGAGGAGTTTggagggaggaggaggaggaggagaagatgaGCAGCCAGAGAGGAAGCGGCCCGCTCTTGCTAG CGTAATTGTTGAAGCTCTGAAAGTGGACAGTCTGCAAAAGCTATGCTCGTCTTTGGAACCTATTCTTCGTAGAGTT GTCAGTGAAGAAGTGGAACGTGCTTTGGCAAAGTTAGGCCCTGCAAGACTTAATGGAAG ATCTTCCCCAAAACGGATTGAAGGTCCAGATGGACGAAACTTGCAGCTGCTCTTTAGGTCCAGATTGTCTCTTCCACTATTCACGGGAGGGAAAGTTGAAGGCGAGCAGGGTGCTTCAATTCATGTTGTTTTATTTGATGCAAACACTGGCAATCTTGTGACATCTGGACCTGAAGCCTCTGCCAAACTAGAAATTGTTGTGCTTGAAGGCGAttttaacaatgagaatgatgAAGACTGGACGCAAGAAGAATTTGAAAGCCATATTGTGAAAGAGCGTGATGGTAAGAGACCTTTGTTGACAGGGGACCTATACGTGACACTCAAGGACGGGGTAGGGACACTAGGGGAGCTCACATTTACGGACAACTCGAGTTGGATAAGGAGCAGGAAGTTCAGGCTTGGCTTGAGGGTTGCTTCTGGATTTTGCGAGGGTGTACACATCCGTGAAGCAAAGACAGAAGCTTTTACTGTTAAAGATCACAGAGGGGAAT TGTACAAGAAGCATTATCCGCCTGCATTAGATGATGATGTATGGAGATTGGAGAAAATTGGCAAGGATGGGTCATTCCACAAGAGACTGAACCAAGCAGGAATCTTCACGGTTGAAGACTTTCTTCGGCTTGTGGTCCGAGATCAGCAAAAACTTCGGAAT ATCCTTGGAAGTGGTATGTCAAATAAGATGTGGGAGGCTCTCTTAGACCATGCAAAGACTTGTGTCTTGAGCGGGAAGCTATATGTTTACTACCCCGAAGATACAAGAAATGCTGGTGTTGTTTTTAACAACATCTATGAGCTGAGGGGCCTTATTAGTGGGGAGCATTTCTATAATGCTGATTCTCTTTCTGACGACCAGAAG GTCTATGTAGATGCACTAGTGAAGAAAGCGTACGACCATTGGGATCAAGTTATAGAGTATGATGGCAAGTCACTTTTGAGCTTTAAGCCGAATAGGAGGTCAGGTGCTTCCCAGAATGAACTTAATATAGAACCAATTGATTACTCTTCTGTTTTGGATCATCAGCTGCAACTACCACACCTGCCAATTCCTTCAGAGCAGTCTCCAGTGGCTTTAAGCTTACCAGTTGGAG GGTATAATGAGAATCTGCCAACGAGGTACTCAACTGAGTCGCAGATTGTAAATTCAAATTCTCGTGTCCCCTATGACAGCACTTCTTTTGCATCACATGGACATGGGATCAACAATTCTCACCATGCCCAAAGCTCAAGAGATGATGCTGTTGGACTGGCCCTTGGTCGTCCACAATCATCTACATCCGGGTTTCAGACTATTAACTCTGCAATTCAACCATCTACTCATAATCCTTTTGATGATTGGTCGCAAAACCGTGACAGGGGAGTTGATGAGTACTTTTCAGAGGAAGAGATTCGCATTAGAAGTCATGAGATGCTTGAGAATGAAGAAATGCAGCAGTTGCTCCGAATTTTGAGTATGGGAGGTCATGGCGCTGTTAATGTGCCAGAGGATGGGTATGTGTTCCCATCATTCGCGCCGTCACCAATGCCAAGCTTCGATGAGGATCGTGGCCGATCTGGAAAAGCTGTTGTGGGATGGCTGAAGATTAAGGCAGCAATGAGGTGGGGCTTCTTTATCAGGAAGAAAGCAGCTGAGAAGCGGGCACAGCTTGTTGAGTTAGATGATGATTAG